The following proteins are encoded in a genomic region of Pikeienuella piscinae:
- a CDS encoding class I SAM-dependent methyltransferase — protein MELPERARKMAERTLSGEGREGFFIPYRHAASVAPPGPYAAIERLFADHEAEFREVLAEIEARAAALEALNGPPPRPRWDQDWFPRADGAAAYAMVVARRPRRIVEVGSGHSTRFMTEAARAAGLETRITCIDPAPRAALLDLAVEWRGELLSGAHEALFAALESGDIAFFDSSHVLVPGSDVDMILNRILPALRPGVIVHVHDILLPDPYPLGWEWRGYAEQNGLGPWLLSGGLKPLFSAHYAVTRMRAAEAGVLSRLKLRPQARETSLWAVRA, from the coding sequence ATGGAACTGCCGGAAAGGGCGCGAAAGATGGCGGAGCGGACGCTTTCGGGCGAAGGCCGCGAGGGGTTCTTCATCCCCTATCGCCACGCCGCCTCTGTCGCGCCGCCCGGCCCCTATGCCGCGATCGAGCGCCTTTTCGCGGACCATGAGGCCGAATTTCGCGAGGTGCTGGCCGAGATTGAAGCCCGCGCTGCGGCGCTCGAAGCCCTGAACGGCCCGCCGCCCCGGCCGCGCTGGGATCAGGACTGGTTTCCGCGCGCCGACGGCGCGGCGGCCTACGCGATGGTCGTGGCGAGGCGCCCGCGGCGCATCGTCGAGGTCGGCTCCGGCCATTCGACCCGCTTCATGACCGAGGCGGCGCGCGCGGCGGGGCTGGAGACGCGGATCACCTGCATCGACCCCGCGCCCCGCGCCGCGCTCCTCGATCTCGCCGTCGAGTGGCGCGGCGAATTGCTCTCGGGCGCGCACGAAGCGCTCTTCGCCGCTCTGGAGTCCGGCGATATCGCCTTTTTCGATTCGAGCCACGTGCTGGTTCCGGGCTCTGACGTGGACATGATCCTCAATCGCATCCTGCCGGCGCTCCGTCCCGGCGTGATCGTCCATGTCCATGACATCCTGCTGCCGGACCCCTATCCGCTGGGATGGGAATGGCGTGGTTACGCCGAGCAGAACGGGCTCGGCCCCTGGCTCCTTTCCGGCGGTCTGAAGCCGCTCTTTTCGGCGCATTACGCGGTGACGCGGATGCGCGCGGCGGAAGCGGGCGTCCTTTCGCGTCTGAAGCTCCGTCCCCAGGCGCGCGAGACATCGCTCTGGGCGGTGAGGGCCTGA
- a CDS encoding RNA methyltransferase: MTADQQNTLNQVTPREPAMILVEPQMPENIGGAARAMWNFGLTKMRLVAPRDGWPSPKAVAMASGAGRLLDNARHFGTTAEAVADLTHVYATTARPRGMTKRVLEPEAAMREAGERIAAGERVGVLFGRERTGLETDDIVRANTIVTVPVNPEFPSLNLAQCVLLIGYEWRRLADAAPRAVASETEMAASAEVERMIDHLVEELDEAGFFFPPEKRDSMLVNLANLFRRAPLTTPEVRTLRGVIRALAVKRRGS, translated from the coding sequence ATGACCGCAGACCAGCAGAACACGCTTAATCAGGTTACGCCCCGGGAACCGGCGATGATTCTCGTCGAGCCGCAGATGCCGGAGAATATCGGCGGCGCGGCGCGGGCGATGTGGAACTTCGGCCTGACGAAAATGCGGCTCGTCGCCCCTCGCGACGGCTGGCCGAGCCCGAAGGCGGTCGCGATGGCCTCGGGCGCCGGACGGCTGCTCGACAACGCGCGGCATTTCGGGACGACGGCGGAGGCGGTCGCCGACCTCACCCATGTTTACGCCACTACGGCGCGCCCGCGCGGGATGACGAAACGCGTGCTCGAACCCGAAGCGGCGATGCGCGAAGCGGGCGAGCGGATCGCGGCGGGTGAGCGCGTCGGCGTTCTTTTCGGCCGCGAGCGGACCGGGCTGGAGACCGACGATATCGTCCGCGCCAACACGATTGTCACTGTCCCGGTGAACCCCGAGTTCCCGTCGCTCAACCTCGCGCAATGCGTTCTTCTGATCGGCTATGAATGGCGCCGGCTCGCGGACGCCGCGCCGCGGGCCGTCGCTTCGGAAACGGAGATGGCCGCGAGCGCCGAGGTTGAGCGGATGATCGACCATCTCGTCGAGGAACTGGACGAAGCCGGCTTCTTCTTTCCGCCGGAAAAGCGGGATTCGATGCTCGTCAATCTCGCGAACCTCTTCCGCCGCGCGCCGCTCACCACGCCCGAGGTGAGGACGCTGCGCGGCGTGATCAGGGCGCTGGCGGTGAAGCGGCGCGGAAGCTAG
- a CDS encoding aminomethyltransferase family protein, with protein sequence MSTSIHADATETVRISAHRFEESPFNSCYATDEIVMGVYAGRFHPVFNGENVIEKYWTLRRKCALYDVPERPVEISGPDAVALLERVFARRIATLKPGRGRYVIACTPQGGLYMDGVLFRLADDRFWFVQPDGALEPWLIAHGEGLEATISDPHSWVLQIQGPTSPAVMRDATDGAVDDTLGYFHSGFFDVGGQRVYVSRTGWTAELGYEVYTQGDETDCTRLWAHLLAAGAPHGMEVSAIPSMEIRRIEAGILDNLTDFDRTMTPFEAGLGAFIDLEKDGFVGRAALLKAERAPRLFGIKCPGATPGMRDRIVDGDATVGRVTAGAWSPYLDCGVGYARFERAGGWVGRTLSLIGEGGAAHECEIVALPFYDAEKRIPRGLDRTIP encoded by the coding sequence ATGAGCACTTCAATTCACGCTGACGCGACGGAGACCGTGCGCATCAGCGCGCACCGTTTCGAAGAGTCGCCCTTCAACTCCTGCTACGCGACGGACGAGATAGTGATGGGGGTCTACGCCGGGCGTTTTCACCCAGTGTTCAACGGCGAGAACGTCATCGAGAAATACTGGACGCTGCGCCGCAAATGCGCGCTCTACGACGTGCCAGAACGCCCGGTCGAAATTTCCGGCCCGGACGCGGTTGCGCTTCTGGAACGCGTCTTCGCACGCCGCATCGCGACCCTCAAACCGGGGCGCGGGCGCTATGTCATCGCCTGCACGCCGCAAGGCGGCCTCTACATGGACGGGGTTCTCTTTCGTCTGGCGGACGATCGGTTCTGGTTCGTGCAGCCGGACGGCGCGCTGGAACCCTGGCTCATCGCGCATGGAGAGGGGTTGGAGGCAACCATATCCGACCCGCACTCATGGGTGCTGCAGATCCAGGGCCCGACCTCGCCGGCCGTCATGCGTGATGCCACCGATGGCGCGGTGGACGATACGCTCGGCTATTTCCATTCCGGATTCTTCGATGTCGGCGGCCAGCGCGTCTATGTCTCGCGCACCGGCTGGACGGCGGAACTGGGTTACGAGGTCTACACGCAGGGCGACGAAACCGACTGCACCCGGCTCTGGGCGCATCTGCTCGCGGCGGGCGCGCCGCACGGAATGGAGGTCAGCGCCATCCCGTCGATGGAGATTCGCCGCATCGAAGCGGGCATCCTTGACAACCTCACCGATTTTGACCGGACAATGACGCCGTTCGAAGCCGGGCTCGGCGCCTTCATCGACCTGGAGAAGGACGGCTTCGTCGGGCGCGCGGCGCTTCTGAAGGCGGAGCGCGCGCCGCGGCTCTTCGGGATAAAATGCCCGGGGGCGACGCCCGGCATGCGGGACCGGATCGTCGATGGCGATGCGACGGTCGGGCGCGTGACGGCGGGCGCGTGGTCGCCCTATCTCGACTGCGGCGTTGGCTACGCCCGGTTCGAACGCGCCGGCGGCTGGGTCGGCCGAACGCTCTCCCTGATCGGCGAAGGTGGCGCGGCGCATGAGTGTGAGATCGTCGCGCTGCCCTTTTATGACGCGGAAAAGCGCATCCCGCGCGGCCTCGACCGGACGATACCGTGA
- a CDS encoding LysR substrate-binding domain-containing protein — translation MADWTPSLNALRAFETVARRLNYQRAAEELRVTPAAVKQLVRKLEEAVGAKLVSRSGRGLALTEAGRAGSVGLTAGFGQIRAAADLMRRSGSGQRLIVSVEPSFAAAWLVPRLERFRRLHQDIAVLVDSSLRIVDLRAGEADIAIRFGVPVESDLITHRLFDEELRAFCSPALSLGPDAIRRPQDLARATLLHWDLSELGWAAATRRWMDWADWLARVGAGDVAPGDGLRFSDYNLATQAAVAGQGVLLGSAPILRGLIDAGLLCNPFPESVVTDIGYDLVATAAGMARPDAARFIEWMLAETES, via the coding sequence ATGGCCGACTGGACACCCTCCCTCAACGCCCTGCGCGCTTTCGAAACGGTTGCGCGGCGCCTGAACTACCAGCGCGCGGCGGAGGAATTGCGCGTGACGCCCGCTGCGGTCAAGCAACTCGTCAGGAAGCTGGAGGAGGCGGTCGGCGCGAAGCTGGTTTCGCGGAGCGGACGCGGCCTTGCGCTGACGGAAGCGGGCCGGGCTGGCAGCGTCGGGCTGACCGCCGGTTTCGGTCAGATTCGGGCTGCGGCGGACTTGATGAGGCGCTCGGGCTCGGGCCAGCGCCTCATCGTATCGGTCGAACCTTCCTTCGCGGCCGCGTGGCTCGTTCCGCGTCTCGAACGATTTCGCCGCCTGCATCAGGATATCGCCGTGCTGGTTGATTCGTCGCTGAGGATCGTCGACCTCCGCGCCGGAGAGGCGGATATCGCGATCCGCTTCGGCGTCCCTGTCGAGAGCGACCTGATCACCCATCGTCTTTTCGACGAGGAGTTGCGCGCCTTTTGCAGCCCCGCCCTCTCCCTCGGGCCGGATGCGATCCGCCGTCCACAGGATCTGGCGCGCGCGACCCTGCTGCACTGGGATCTTTCCGAGCTTGGCTGGGCCGCCGCCACGCGCCGCTGGATGGATTGGGCGGACTGGCTCGCCCGCGTCGGCGCGGGCGATGTCGCGCCGGGCGACGGGCTCCGCTTCAGCGATTACAATCTCGCGACGCAGGCGGCGGTGGCGGGGCAGGGCGTTCTTCTCGGCAGCGCGCCGATACTGCGCGGGCTGATCGACGCCGGGCTGCTCTGCAATCCGTTCCCCGAAAGCGTTGTCACCGATATCGGTTACGACCTCGTCGCGACGGCGGCGGGAATGGCGCGGCCCGACGCCGCGCGCTTCATCGAATGGATGCTGGCGGAGACGGAAAGCTGA
- a CDS encoding cytochrome P450 — protein sequence MAATPRKLIEPPDLPRVEKRPAGLSDHDYIERLRRDGPVALDRHGYFWTFSHDAMLACADPATTRQVETEKVLALGIASGPIHEYFANSLLFSNGETHRRRRRPLARAFAFPVMAALRPRIRAVAEGLIRPNFGRGEVDFLGEVAGRLPATIIAEILGAPNADIPEFSALVHAAMRVLSLRPAEAPADAGAALSELNAYVAGLLDARRRSRGDDFLSGFAADVAEAGLTEVEACVQIVSVILAGSDTTRIALCSTVSQLLRHPSQWTEFTADREGLKADVAAEGLRFDPVIGALPRVATADFALEGARIPKGAVLAPSVLAALRDPAIYSEPARFNIHRRDHPRYHPVFGAGAHRCLGEALARAELEESLAALATLAPAVTMAGRAPILRGVAGARGIDAMRLSFPSPPASIR from the coding sequence ATGGCCGCGACGCCGCGAAAACTCATCGAACCGCCCGACCTTCCACGAGTGGAAAAGCGGCCCGCGGGGCTTTCGGATCACGACTATATCGAACGGCTGCGCCGCGACGGCCCTGTCGCTCTCGACCGTCACGGATATTTCTGGACCTTCTCGCATGACGCGATGCTGGCCTGCGCGGACCCGGCGACGACCCGTCAGGTCGAAACCGAAAAGGTGCTGGCGCTGGGGATCGCGTCCGGGCCGATCCACGAATATTTCGCGAACTCGCTGCTCTTCTCCAATGGCGAGACGCATCGACGCCGGCGTCGGCCGCTGGCGCGCGCCTTCGCTTTCCCGGTAATGGCGGCGCTCCGTCCGCGCATCCGCGCGGTGGCGGAGGGGCTGATCCGGCCGAACTTCGGGCGCGGAGAGGTCGATTTCCTCGGCGAAGTGGCCGGGCGTCTTCCGGCGACGATCATCGCGGAGATCCTCGGCGCGCCGAACGCCGATATCCCGGAGTTTTCAGCGCTGGTTCACGCAGCGATGCGGGTCCTCTCGCTCCGCCCGGCGGAGGCCCCGGCGGATGCGGGCGCGGCGCTCTCGGAGCTCAACGCCTATGTCGCCGGGCTTCTGGACGCGCGGCGTCGGTCGAGGGGCGATGATTTCCTCTCCGGTTTCGCCGCCGATGTCGCGGAGGCGGGTCTGACGGAGGTTGAGGCGTGCGTCCAGATCGTCTCGGTCATCCTCGCCGGTTCGGACACGACGCGGATCGCGCTCTGCTCGACCGTCTCGCAGCTCTTGCGGCATCCGTCGCAATGGACCGAGTTCACCGCCGATCGCGAGGGGTTGAAGGCCGACGTCGCGGCCGAGGGGCTGCGGTTCGATCCGGTGATCGGCGCTCTGCCGCGCGTCGCCACCGCCGATTTCGCGCTTGAGGGCGCGCGCATCCCCAAAGGCGCTGTATTGGCGCCGAGCGTTCTGGCGGCGTTGCGCGACCCCGCCATCTATTCCGAACCGGCGCGCTTCAACATCCACCGGCGGGATCACCCGCGCTATCACCCGGTCTTCGGCGCCGGCGCGCATCGCTGTCTCGGCGAGGCGCTGGCGCGGGCGGAGCTGGAGGAAAGCCTCGCGGCGCTCGCCACCCTCGCGCCTGCGGTGACGATGGCGGGGCGAGCGCCGATCCTGCGCGGGGTGGCCGGAGCGCGCGGTATCGACGCGATGCGGCTCAGCTTTCCGTCTCCGCCAGCATCCATTCGATGA
- a CDS encoding TfoX/Sxy family protein, which produces MAGSGAVYEAISATLGALPGIHEKRMFGGTCFMLEGNMVCGAMKGWAMVRVGKMNEARALAFPGVEHAMPSGRKMAGFVRIHEDAMAEEETVLPALLDMALGFVATLPAK; this is translated from the coding sequence ATGGCGGGTTCGGGCGCGGTTTACGAGGCGATATCCGCGACCCTCGGCGCGCTTCCGGGCATCCACGAGAAACGCATGTTCGGCGGGACCTGCTTCATGCTTGAGGGCAACATGGTCTGCGGCGCGATGAAAGGCTGGGCGATGGTCCGGGTCGGCAAGATGAACGAAGCACGCGCGCTCGCCTTTCCCGGCGTCGAGCACGCGATGCCGAGCGGACGGAAGATGGCCGGCTTCGTGCGGATCCACGAAGACGCGATGGCGGAGGAGGAGACGGTGCTGCCGGCGCTCCTCGACATGGCCCTCGGGTTCGTCGCGACGCTGCCGGCGAAATGA
- a CDS encoding COX15/CtaA family protein, with amino-acid sequence MSKRAIFEEVGAAPEKPGAATPGAADAAKVAARRAVRVWLILLAVLVALMVVVGGLTRLTDSGLSITEWNLVMGALPPLSAADWNTAFEAYKTTDEFKLENSWMTLADFRPLFWWEWGHRFLGRLIGVVWLLPLLWFAVRRMIPRGWGLRLVSVGVLGGLQGAVGWWMVWSGLSARVDVAPYRLMVHLGLAFLIFGLLCWFIFQLGRAEWALLQARRARVDGLRFWGGAALAALFLQILLGALVAGTDGWAGWNTWPLMDGVFMAPEVSTLSPAWANHFENPAMTQFQHRWTALLPLGLALVFLLRAGRSGHRRSKTWATALFHGLWVQAGLGVATLLLLAPNDMIWLALLHQIGALALLALAIRAQFEVSYPGEQKISV; translated from the coding sequence ATGAGCAAGCGAGCGATATTCGAGGAAGTCGGCGCGGCGCCCGAAAAACCCGGCGCCGCCACGCCCGGCGCGGCGGATGCGGCGAAGGTGGCGGCAAGGCGCGCGGTGCGGGTCTGGCTCATACTCCTCGCGGTGCTGGTCGCACTGATGGTCGTCGTCGGCGGGCTTACGCGGCTGACCGATAGCGGGCTTTCGATCACCGAATGGAACCTGGTCATGGGCGCGCTGCCGCCACTCTCGGCGGCCGACTGGAACACGGCTTTCGAAGCCTACAAGACAACCGACGAATTCAAGCTCGAGAATTCGTGGATGACGCTGGCTGATTTCAGGCCGCTCTTCTGGTGGGAATGGGGGCATCGCTTTCTCGGCCGTCTGATCGGCGTCGTCTGGCTTTTGCCGCTGCTCTGGTTCGCGGTGCGTCGGATGATTCCGCGCGGCTGGGGATTGCGGCTGGTCTCCGTCGGCGTTCTCGGCGGGCTTCAGGGCGCGGTCGGCTGGTGGATGGTCTGGTCCGGGCTTTCCGCGCGCGTCGATGTCGCGCCCTACCGGCTGATGGTTCATCTCGGCCTCGCCTTCCTGATCTTCGGGCTGCTTTGCTGGTTCATTTTCCAGCTGGGGCGGGCGGAATGGGCGCTTCTGCAGGCGCGCCGGGCGCGCGTCGATGGTCTTCGTTTCTGGGGCGGCGCGGCGCTTGCGGCGCTCTTTCTTCAGATCCTTCTCGGCGCGCTTGTCGCGGGGACGGATGGTTGGGCCGGCTGGAACACCTGGCCGCTGATGGACGGGGTCTTCATGGCGCCCGAGGTCTCCACTCTGTCGCCGGCCTGGGCCAACCATTTCGAGAACCCGGCGATGACGCAGTTTCAGCATCGCTGGACGGCGCTGCTGCCGCTCGGTCTCGCGCTCGTCTTTCTCCTGCGCGCCGGCCGTTCGGGCCATCGCCGCAGCAAGACCTGGGCGACGGCGCTTTTTCACGGACTCTGGGTGCAGGCCGGGCTCGGCGTCGCGACGCTGTTGCTGCTGGCGCCGAACGACATGATCTGGCTCGCGCTCCTGCACCAGATCGGCGCGCTTGCGCTGCTGGCGCTGGCGATCCGGGCGCAGTTCGAGGTCTCCTATCCGGGTGAGCAGAAGATCAGCGTCTGA
- the gluQRS gene encoding tRNA glutamyl-Q(34) synthetase GluQRS, protein MHVERFAPSPTGRLHLGHAFSALTAWEAAEATGGIFRLRIEDLDIGRARPEFEDGIFEDLRWLGLRWPEPVMRQSARGAAYQDALARLGAMGLTYPCTCTRADLAAAAGAPQEGAEAGPVYPGTCRPRTGGAATPGKPAAIRLDCALAAERVRSLTFTELGAGPTGETGEIAVNAAALAALGDVVLTRKDAAAAYHLAVVVDDAAEGVTHVTRGEDLFASTPVHRLLQALLGLPAPLYRHHRLIRDAAGRRLAKRADDLSLETLREAGLTPTDIRRAVGLRR, encoded by the coding sequence ATGCATGTCGAGCGCTTCGCCCCCTCCCCGACCGGCCGGTTGCATCTCGGCCACGCCTTCTCGGCCCTGACCGCATGGGAGGCGGCGGAAGCGACCGGCGGGATTTTCCGGCTTCGGATCGAGGATCTCGACATCGGGCGGGCGCGGCCTGAATTCGAGGACGGGATCTTCGAAGACCTCCGCTGGCTCGGCCTTCGCTGGCCGGAGCCGGTGATGCGCCAGTCCGCGCGCGGCGCGGCCTATCAGGACGCGCTGGCGCGGCTGGGCGCGATGGGCCTCACCTATCCCTGCACCTGCACCCGCGCCGATCTCGCCGCCGCCGCCGGCGCGCCGCAGGAAGGCGCCGAAGCCGGCCCCGTCTATCCCGGAACCTGCCGGCCGCGAACCGGCGGCGCGGCGACGCCCGGCAAGCCGGCGGCGATCCGGCTCGACTGCGCGCTGGCGGCGGAGCGCGTCCGCTCGCTCACCTTCACCGAGCTCGGGGCCGGGCCGACGGGCGAGACCGGCGAGATCGCGGTGAACGCGGCGGCGCTGGCCGCGCTCGGCGATGTCGTCCTGACGCGCAAGGACGCGGCGGCGGCATATCATCTCGCGGTCGTGGTCGATGACGCGGCCGAGGGCGTGACCCATGTGACGCGCGGCGAGGATCTCTTCGCCTCGACCCCGGTTCATCGCCTGCTGCAGGCGCTGCTCGGCCTGCCCGCGCCGCTCTATCGCCATCACCGCCTGATCCGCGACGCCGCCGGGCGTCGGCTGGCGAAACGGGCGGACGATCTTTCGCTGGAGACGCTCCGCGAAGCCGGACTCACGCCGACGGATATTCGCCGCGCGGTCGGACTCAGACGCTGA
- a CDS encoding DNA-3-methyladenine glycosylase family protein, which yields MRIIESDADVAEGAAHLAALCPRMAHALEVIGAPPLRRRPDGFAALLQAIVGQQVSTAAAAGIWARMEAAGLITEDAVAAADTEALRAAGLSRAKARYAAALAEARLDYAALRAAPEAEVIATLTAVPGVGRWTAEIYLMFAVGRADVFAPGDLALREAARALYGLEARPTIPALDEMAMAWRPWRAVAARILFAYYRHLKGREGVS from the coding sequence ATGAGGATCATCGAATCGGATGCCGACGTGGCGGAGGGGGCGGCGCATCTGGCGGCGCTCTGCCCGCGTATGGCGCATGCGCTGGAGGTCATCGGCGCGCCGCCGCTTCGCCGCCGTCCTGACGGGTTCGCCGCGCTCCTGCAGGCCATCGTCGGCCAGCAGGTCTCGACCGCCGCCGCCGCCGGCATCTGGGCGCGGATGGAGGCGGCGGGGCTCATCACCGAGGATGCGGTGGCGGCGGCGGATACGGAGGCGCTGCGCGCCGCCGGCCTTTCCCGCGCGAAGGCGCGCTACGCGGCGGCGCTGGCCGAGGCGAGGCTCGACTACGCCGCGCTCCGCGCCGCGCCCGAGGCGGAGGTGATCGCCACGCTGACCGCGGTTCCGGGCGTCGGGCGCTGGACGGCCGAGATCTACCTGATGTTCGCGGTCGGGCGCGCGGACGTCTTCGCCCCGGGCGATCTGGCGCTCCGCGAGGCGGCGCGGGCGCTCTACGGGCTGGAGGCGCGCCCCACGATCCCCGCGCTTGACGAGATGGCGATGGCGTGGCGGCCCTGGCGCGCCGTTGCCGCGCGCATCCTCTTCGCCTATTACCGCCATCTGAAGGGCAGGGAGGGCGTCTCTTGA
- a CDS encoding alpha/beta hydrolase encodes MLHGYGADGNDLFGLAEALAPHLPDTVFRSPNAPEPCAVNPVGRQWFPISWIDGSPEAAMRDGVRRAAATLHAYLDEAMAEEGVGLEQTVLLGFSQGTMMSLLVGLRRAETLGGIVGFSGRLVEDDEAGPITARPPVLLVHGDQDEVIPVEAIHEARAGLAAAEIPVSWHVSQGAGHGIAPDGLRLALDFIARTVGGAKNGA; translated from the coding sequence ATGCTGCACGGCTACGGCGCCGACGGGAACGACCTTTTCGGCCTGGCGGAGGCGCTGGCGCCGCATTTGCCGGACACGGTCTTTCGTTCGCCGAACGCGCCGGAGCCCTGCGCGGTCAACCCGGTCGGCCGGCAATGGTTTCCGATCTCCTGGATCGACGGCTCGCCGGAGGCAGCGATGCGCGACGGCGTGCGCCGCGCCGCGGCGACGCTTCACGCCTATCTCGACGAGGCGATGGCGGAGGAGGGCGTCGGCCTCGAACAGACCGTCCTTCTCGGGTTCTCGCAGGGGACGATGATGAGTCTGCTGGTCGGGCTTCGCCGCGCCGAGACGCTGGGTGGAATCGTCGGTTTCTCGGGCCGGCTGGTGGAGGACGACGAAGCCGGGCCGATCACCGCCCGCCCGCCCGTCCTGCTTGTTCATGGCGACCAGGACGAGGTGATCCCGGTCGAGGCGATTCATGAGGCCCGCGCCGGGCTGGCGGCGGCGGAGATTCCGGTCTCCTGGCATGTCAGCCAGGGCGCCGGCCACGGCATCGCGCCGGACGGGCTCCGGCTTGCGCTCGATTTCATCGCCAGAACAGTTGGCGGCGCCAAGAACGGCGCCTGA
- a CDS encoding VPLPA-CTERM sorting domain-containing protein: protein MKSIYFSAAVFTAALAMAGGANAATTFATQIDAGRAGVAGAGFEATSPVFNTSRDDAGNALGARDVVSDTDGGFYSLGRGNADDSLNTGVAVFGFGTSFGLEATVFEVTFGCSGATGGSGSCGNFAEFATVYAFNGPYTPFDNTFTVADLLGLGFSEVGTIGNGDANSASGATISIAGPFTFLAIADASNQGADGFDIDAVSVNAVPLPASILFLLGGIGGLGFMRMRRTA, encoded by the coding sequence ATGAAGAGCATCTATTTTTCGGCTGCGGTCTTCACCGCGGCGCTGGCGATGGCGGGCGGGGCGAACGCCGCGACCACTTTCGCGACGCAGATCGACGCCGGCCGCGCCGGCGTGGCGGGCGCCGGCTTCGAGGCGACCTCGCCGGTCTTCAACACCAGCCGTGACGACGCCGGCAATGCGCTCGGCGCGCGGGACGTCGTTTCCGATACCGATGGCGGTTTCTACAGCCTCGGGCGCGGCAACGCCGATGATTCGCTGAACACGGGCGTCGCGGTTTTCGGCTTCGGGACGAGCTTCGGCCTTGAGGCCACCGTCTTCGAAGTGACCTTCGGCTGCTCCGGGGCGACCGGCGGCAGCGGTTCCTGCGGTAATTTCGCGGAGTTCGCGACGGTCTACGCCTTCAATGGGCCCTATACGCCCTTCGACAACACGTTCACCGTCGCCGACCTGCTCGGGCTCGGCTTCAGCGAGGTCGGAACGATCGGCAATGGCGACGCGAACTCGGCGAGCGGCGCGACGATCTCGATCGCAGGCCCGTTCACCTTCCTGGCGATCGCCGACGCGAGCAACCAGGGCGCTGACGGGTTCGATATCGACGCGGTGAGCGTTAACGCGGTTCCGCTGCCGGCCTCGATCCTCTTCCTCCTCGGCGGGATCGGCGGCCTCGGATTCATGCGGATGCGCCGCACGGCGTGA